Proteins encoded in a region of the Pseudomonas viciae genome:
- a CDS encoding non-ribosomal peptide synthetase, which yields MTQQAFLEIAQRLASLPADKKKIFRQRLAEKGIDSWRLPIVPAVLGEGEHMPLAQAQRRFLSAEALSGRALYNLCSVLRFDGRLDGERLQQAMQQLTDRHQILRTRYTTDSQGQMQPHCESQQVPLPTVEPLTLAASEYEQWCADEYARQLAEPFDLAQSAPWRWQAFSDAQEQSTWLFFTIHHVAYDAWSAQQLTLELAEAYRALALNEPARQPELSIQYADYAAWEREWLDSESCRQHIDFWRSQLADAPAPLALPLDRPRPAPAQRRHSGAVLARELSPQLTAAVEAAIRGHGVTLYIYGLTAFSCLLSRYSGEHDLCLGTSAAQRDRPELVPLIGPLLNTLVIRQRLHDNPDFASALLRTRDTVAAAFDHQLLPFENVLESLDRLRSSPLFQVMFVQVDLPESRTLTLPGVAVEVLDPPQRHARFDLTLRLVRTADARLRCELEYSDELFDAATVEQMLDDLLAILKEASSNPQRRLAELQLVSPPSEVRGPALGALPMPLDQQVLHWATYTPNAAALCSAGQIVDYAALGAATRALATRLAGQGIGPGQVVALCMPRCAEQLLAMLACWQRGAVCLFLDPVQPPQRLAQLLQDSGATLWVTLAEAPEMDADLARLVLSTADLSALASEDGLGESLSQPHLPAYLIYTSGSTGQPKGVLVTHGNLAHYASAIGQRLQAKPGSRWATLATVAADLGLTCVFAALNAGDPLILPPASLTFDPPGWADFLDEQPVDCLKIAPSHLRGLLALDDARRVLPRDVLILGGEGFDHTLFARVRELAPQLRIFNHYGPSETTVGVICGEIQGLDSLDAGLYLPLGQPLADCHLRIVDSNDVAVPLGVAGELLIAGPQVAQGYLGQPELTDQVFGSTAQGQRFYRSGDRVRLDRSGQLVFLGRQDDQVKIRGFRVEPGEVSAWLTAQPQVREGAVLACEVKGRTQLVAYLSPALATEALAALQAEAKRQLPEHMVPSHWWVLDTLPLTANGKLDRRALPEPTETESAAASTRPPIGATEQRLAQLWCQILDCAHVGREDDFFALGGDSILSLQLIGLASREGLKLQPRDVLQHPTLAAMALCIDGRLNPVLLSVLAAFRELLEQPGLGPDADFFAEGGDSILSLQLIARLRQAELRLMPRQLLENPSARQLAEVLTASASQAVAPTLASETLAPPRALSHAQQRVWFMQQLDPAATAYNVTQLLALRGDLDVPRLQRACQTLVSRHDALRCRFFEEQGQVWQRLDETAAAIFNVHDLQDPDESQQAAAIAGAAQRVFDLVQGPLLAIDVFCVAPGDYRLLFNVHHIAVDGWSMGLLVEDFALIYQDRATPATTGLLPLIEAQRRDLEGEQGSQLLAYWQQRLQGLSNEPLELPDHCTRPALQAYAGARSELALPVSLSAAVETRARALGVTPFVLYFAAYQLLLWRHGGSKDFAIGLPVAGRESAESQALVGLFVNTLAHRVQIDPRQSLQSFIQTLNGQLADDLSHQALPFEQLLDMLDVERSLDRTPVFQAMFNYQADHRDSRSLSLPGVSVQALALPDGVVSAKFDLTFNLFTQGRGPDARTGLIVEYATALLRPDTTQRLVEDYQGLLASLVSLDLQQRLLEVPLGSVTTLATAGTSMHLHGEADFVTRFEVQAAVHPERIAVCCADRRLSYAELDAQANRLAQWLLAQGVGQESTIAFCLPRDERLLVCLLGIQKAGAGYLPLDPAHPPARQAQILTRARPQLLLCDTLSADIPGHLRCCLWADLPLAQFPAQAPALATTLEQLAYTLYTSGSTGQPKGVQISRGNFANFLLAMEEALPLENVQRYLALTTVTFDICGLELCLPLVRGGTVVLADDDERQDPLLLGRLIQDQAVDLIQATPATWAMLLQGDRKVLAGRVALAGGEALAAEMATELRQCVAHLVNVYGPTETTVWSTQTPIDALQLPVAPIGRPLLNTRCHVLDEHLCEVPPGCVGELYIAGDGLARGYAGQPGLTAERFIADPFSRDGGRLYRTGDLARWQPDGQLYYLGRTDDQIKLRGYRIELGEIEAVLLSHPELLQAVVAVQGEHLAAFWVANPDNPPDAASIRTYLQGRLPAYMLPTHLQALEQLPLNTNGKVDRKQLPRLQLEISSAGVAQRALTTSEATLAEVWAAVLNLQQIPADGHFFQLGGHSLMAAQVRARLREQGFEVPLRWLFETPVLADLAQRIEGLAYHLDLASLQIPQVDRQLDQPLSSAQQRVWLMQQLDLADSSFNMSSNVRLRGPLDRHALERSLHRLVDRHAILRTTYHQRNGELYQRIHGQMSVALQVVVSSDAQWPDDARDIALRPFDLASEAPLRAVLYRLGEQEHVLQLVMHHIASDGWSGAVLVDELIQGYEAYSAGVLPPQSELAIQYIDYAVWQGSAPVQLRQREGLDFWRQTLAGIPAQVPLPFDFPRPERDSGTGAALDFQLSAATVGRLKAFAQDSATSPFMVLLTCYAAVLQRETQGRDLVIGTDVANRDHPATESLIGFFVNLLALRIRLQPELSFREQAQQVRETCLQAFAWQDTPFERVVECLELPRVANVHPLLQTLFVLDNTPRQQRQLGSLQVEPLTGEQHHSKFDMALFASEDDDVFNLRWVYRTSLFRPATVERLRDAFESLLDMALGAPDNPIDTLIPTPKGAAAMSTDNPLQRKMSKLGKMRQSGSPVTREPFEARPLREGSKFPLLIQLRDRELAPAIWAEANREKVESWLREHGGILLRGFDLPTPADFEAFCQALCPQLYGQYGDLPKEEGGKNIYKSTPYPKDRMILFHNESAHQHRWPRRQWFYCQTPATSGGATPIVDSRQVYRELPAWLQANLRRKQLMYVRNFSTSLDVSWQHFFQTQEREQVERICRESNIDFEWRGANDLHTRQVCPAVILHPLTGEESFFNQIQLYHPAFLDADVREQFLRDGETAMPRQVFYGDGSELEPSAIEAINAAYDRCAVRFDWQQGDVVMLDNMLAAHARDPFEGERKIVVAMGEIYGRDQVMAAPAQTEETPAELKP from the coding sequence ATGACGCAACAAGCTTTCCTGGAGATTGCGCAGCGGCTGGCTTCCTTGCCCGCGGACAAGAAAAAAATCTTTCGCCAGCGCCTGGCCGAGAAGGGCATCGATAGCTGGCGCCTGCCGATCGTTCCCGCCGTGCTCGGCGAAGGTGAGCACATGCCGTTGGCGCAGGCGCAGCGGCGATTTCTGTCGGCGGAAGCCCTGAGTGGTCGTGCCCTTTACAATCTGTGCTCGGTACTGCGTTTTGACGGCCGCCTCGATGGCGAACGTTTGCAACAGGCCATGCAGCAGTTGACTGATCGTCATCAGATCCTGCGCACCCGTTACACCACCGATTCCCAAGGCCAGATGCAGCCCCATTGTGAGTCGCAACAAGTGCCGCTGCCAACCGTCGAACCGTTGACCCTGGCTGCTTCTGAATACGAGCAGTGGTGCGCCGATGAATACGCCCGCCAGCTCGCCGAGCCCTTCGATCTCGCTCAATCGGCGCCTTGGCGCTGGCAAGCCTTCAGCGACGCGCAAGAGCAATCGACCTGGTTGTTTTTCACCATTCACCATGTGGCCTACGATGCCTGGTCGGCTCAGCAACTGACCCTTGAACTGGCCGAGGCTTACCGGGCGCTGGCATTGAATGAGCCGGCCCGCCAACCCGAATTGAGTATCCAGTACGCCGATTACGCCGCCTGGGAACGCGAGTGGCTGGACAGCGAAAGCTGCCGGCAGCACATCGACTTCTGGCGCAGCCAACTGGCGGATGCGCCGGCGCCATTGGCATTGCCCCTGGATCGACCACGCCCTGCGCCTGCTCAACGCCGCCATAGCGGCGCGGTGCTTGCCCGGGAGCTTTCACCGCAGCTGACAGCGGCGGTAGAGGCCGCCATTCGCGGTCATGGCGTGACGCTGTACATCTACGGCCTGACGGCCTTCAGTTGCCTGCTGTCGCGCTACAGTGGCGAGCATGACCTGTGCCTGGGCACCTCGGCGGCACAACGTGATCGTCCAGAACTGGTGCCCTTGATCGGCCCGTTGCTCAATACCCTGGTGATCCGTCAACGCCTGCACGATAACCCGGACTTCGCCAGCGCACTGCTGCGCACCCGTGACACCGTGGCGGCAGCCTTCGATCATCAGTTGCTGCCTTTCGAAAATGTCCTCGAAAGCCTTGACCGTTTGCGTTCGAGCCCGCTGTTCCAAGTGATGTTCGTCCAGGTCGATTTACCCGAAAGCCGCACCCTGACATTGCCCGGTGTCGCGGTTGAAGTGCTCGACCCGCCGCAGCGCCATGCACGCTTCGACCTTACGCTGCGCCTGGTACGTACCGCTGACGCGCGCCTGCGCTGCGAGTTGGAATACAGCGACGAATTGTTCGACGCGGCGACGGTTGAGCAGATGCTGGATGACTTGCTGGCGATTTTAAAAGAGGCATCAAGCAATCCCCAGCGACGGCTGGCCGAACTGCAACTGGTTTCGCCGCCGAGTGAGGTGCGCGGCCCAGCATTGGGCGCGCTCCCCATGCCGCTGGATCAGCAGGTGCTTCATTGGGCAACGTACACGCCGAACGCGGCAGCCTTATGCAGCGCTGGGCAAATCGTCGACTATGCCGCGCTCGGTGCCGCGACCCGTGCACTGGCCACGCGACTGGCCGGGCAGGGCATCGGCCCGGGCCAGGTGGTTGCGCTGTGCATGCCGCGTTGCGCGGAACAACTGCTGGCGATGCTGGCCTGTTGGCAACGCGGTGCGGTGTGTCTGTTTCTTGACCCGGTGCAGCCGCCACAGCGACTTGCGCAGTTGCTGCAAGACAGTGGCGCGACCCTGTGGGTGACACTGGCCGAGGCCCCTGAAATGGACGCCGACCTGGCGCGCCTGGTACTCAGTACTGCCGACTTGTCCGCGCTGGCCTCAGAAGATGGTCTGGGCGAGAGCCTCAGCCAGCCGCACCTGCCTGCATACCTCATTTATACCTCGGGCTCGACCGGTCAGCCCAAAGGTGTCCTGGTCACTCATGGCAACCTGGCGCATTACGCGAGCGCGATCGGTCAACGCTTGCAAGCGAAGCCGGGCAGCCGCTGGGCGACGTTGGCGACCGTGGCTGCGGATCTGGGGCTGACATGCGTGTTCGCCGCGCTGAATGCCGGCGACCCGCTGATTTTGCCGCCCGCATCGTTGACCTTCGATCCGCCCGGCTGGGCTGACTTTCTCGACGAGCAGCCCGTGGATTGCCTGAAGATTGCGCCGTCGCACTTGCGCGGGCTGTTGGCGCTGGACGATGCCCGACGCGTCTTGCCCAGGGACGTATTGATCCTGGGCGGTGAGGGTTTCGATCACACCTTGTTCGCACGGGTGCGTGAACTGGCACCGCAACTGCGCATCTTCAACCATTACGGGCCTTCGGAAACCACGGTCGGCGTGATCTGCGGGGAAATCCAGGGCCTCGACTCGCTTGACGCGGGTCTGTATCTGCCCTTGGGCCAGCCGTTAGCGGACTGCCATTTGCGCATCGTGGACAGCAATGACGTGGCGGTGCCGCTGGGTGTCGCCGGCGAGCTGCTGATCGCAGGCCCTCAGGTTGCCCAGGGCTACCTCGGTCAACCTGAGTTGACCGACCAGGTATTTGGCTCCACTGCCCAGGGGCAACGCTTTTATCGCAGCGGCGACCGGGTTCGCCTGGATCGCAGTGGGCAACTGGTGTTCCTGGGGCGTCAGGATGATCAGGTCAAGATCCGCGGTTTTCGCGTTGAACCGGGCGAGGTCAGTGCCTGGCTCACTGCTCAGCCCCAGGTTCGCGAAGGGGCGGTGCTGGCCTGCGAGGTGAAAGGGCGCACGCAACTGGTGGCGTATCTCAGTCCCGCCTTGGCAACCGAAGCATTGGCGGCCCTGCAAGCCGAGGCCAAGCGTCAATTGCCGGAACACATGGTGCCCAGTCATTGGTGGGTACTGGATACGCTGCCGCTTACGGCCAATGGCAAGCTGGATCGGCGGGCATTGCCTGAGCCGACCGAGACCGAGTCGGCCGCTGCATCCACCCGGCCACCGATCGGCGCCACGGAACAGCGCCTGGCGCAGCTGTGGTGTCAGATTCTCGATTGCGCGCACGTCGGACGCGAGGATGATTTTTTCGCCCTCGGCGGTGATTCGATTCTCAGCTTGCAATTGATCGGCCTGGCTTCGCGCGAAGGACTCAAGTTGCAACCCCGCGATGTCCTGCAACATCCCACCCTGGCGGCCATGGCCCTGTGCATCGATGGCCGGTTGAACCCGGTGTTGCTCAGCGTCCTCGCGGCTTTTCGCGAGTTGCTTGAACAGCCTGGCCTGGGGCCGGACGCCGACTTCTTTGCCGAGGGCGGGGATTCGATCCTCAGCCTGCAATTGATCGCGCGTCTGCGCCAGGCCGAACTGCGCCTGATGCCCCGGCAATTGCTGGAGAACCCCAGTGCCCGGCAACTGGCCGAGGTTCTGACGGCCTCAGCGTCGCAGGCTGTTGCACCGACGCTTGCCAGCGAAACCTTGGCGCCGCCACGTGCACTGTCCCACGCCCAGCAACGGGTGTGGTTCATGCAACAGCTCGATCCGGCTGCAACGGCTTACAACGTTACGCAGTTGCTGGCCTTGCGTGGTGACCTGGATGTGCCTCGACTGCAACGCGCTTGCCAGACCCTCGTCTCGCGCCATGACGCGTTGCGCTGCAGGTTTTTCGAAGAGCAAGGGCAAGTCTGGCAGCGCCTGGATGAGACGGCCGCTGCAATCTTCAATGTGCATGACCTCCAGGACCCGGATGAATCACAACAGGCCGCAGCCATTGCCGGGGCCGCCCAGCGGGTTTTTGATCTTGTGCAGGGGCCGTTGCTGGCCATCGATGTATTTTGTGTGGCACCGGGTGATTATCGCTTGCTGTTCAATGTCCACCACATTGCCGTGGACGGCTGGTCCATGGGCTTGTTGGTCGAGGACTTTGCGCTGATCTACCAAGACCGGGCCACGCCTGCGACTACCGGATTGTTGCCATTGATCGAAGCGCAGCGGCGAGATCTGGAAGGGGAGCAGGGCAGCCAGTTGCTGGCCTACTGGCAACAACGCTTGCAAGGTCTGAGCAACGAACCGCTGGAACTGCCCGACCATTGCACGCGCCCGGCGCTGCAGGCATACGCTGGCGCCCGCAGCGAGCTGGCCTTGCCCGTTTCGTTGAGCGCGGCGGTCGAGACCCGGGCCCGGGCACTGGGTGTCACGCCCTTCGTGCTGTATTTCGCCGCCTACCAACTCCTGCTCTGGCGTCATGGCGGGAGCAAGGATTTCGCCATTGGCTTGCCAGTGGCAGGGCGCGAATCGGCCGAGAGCCAGGCATTGGTCGGTTTGTTCGTCAACACACTGGCGCATCGGGTGCAGATTGATCCCCGGCAAAGCCTGCAATCCTTTATCCAGACCCTGAACGGGCAGTTGGCCGATGATTTGTCCCATCAGGCGCTGCCGTTCGAGCAACTGTTGGACATGCTGGATGTCGAGCGCAGCCTGGATCGCACGCCGGTGTTCCAGGCCATGTTCAACTATCAGGCGGACCACCGCGATTCGCGCAGCCTCAGCCTGCCGGGCGTCAGCGTGCAAGCACTGGCGTTGCCGGACGGCGTGGTGAGTGCCAAGTTCGACCTGACGTTCAATCTGTTCACCCAAGGCCGCGGGCCCGATGCGCGTACCGGCTTGATTGTCGAATACGCGACGGCGCTGCTGCGCCCCGACACCACCCAACGACTTGTCGAGGATTACCAGGGATTGCTCGCCAGCCTGGTCAGCCTCGATCTTCAGCAGCGCTTGCTGGAAGTCCCCCTCGGCTCAGTCACTACCTTGGCCACGGCGGGCACGTCCATGCACTTGCACGGCGAGGCCGATTTTGTCACGCGCTTTGAAGTGCAGGCCGCCGTTCATCCCGAGCGTATCGCGGTGTGCTGCGCTGATCGCCGCTTGAGCTACGCAGAGCTGGATGCTCAAGCAAACCGTCTGGCCCAATGGCTGCTGGCGCAGGGCGTGGGGCAAGAGTCGACGATTGCCTTCTGCCTGCCTCGGGACGAAAGATTGCTGGTGTGCCTGTTGGGGATCCAGAAGGCCGGCGCTGGCTACCTGCCGCTCGACCCGGCTCATCCACCGGCACGTCAGGCGCAGATTCTCACCCGGGCGCGGCCGCAATTGCTGCTCTGCGATACGCTGTCCGCGGACATTCCTGGGCACCTGCGCTGCTGCCTATGGGCGGACCTGCCATTGGCCCAGTTCCCTGCACAAGCCCCGGCCTTGGCGACGACGCTTGAGCAGTTGGCTTACACGCTCTACACCTCCGGATCGACCGGGCAACCCAAGGGCGTGCAGATCAGTCGAGGGAATTTCGCCAACTTCCTGCTGGCCATGGAAGAGGCGCTGCCACTGGAAAACGTGCAGCGTTATCTGGCCCTGACCACCGTGACCTTCGACATTTGCGGCCTGGAGCTGTGTCTGCCGCTGGTACGCGGCGGCACCGTGGTGTTGGCCGATGATGACGAACGACAGGATCCCCTGTTGCTTGGGCGATTGATTCAGGACCAGGCCGTGGACCTCATCCAGGCCACCCCGGCGACCTGGGCGATGCTGCTGCAAGGCGATCGCAAGGTGCTGGCCGGGCGTGTGGCCCTGGCCGGTGGTGAGGCGCTGGCGGCGGAAATGGCGACCGAGCTCAGGCAATGCGTGGCTCACCTCGTCAACGTCTACGGCCCGACAGAAACCACGGTGTGGTCCACCCAGACGCCGATCGATGCCCTGCAATTACCCGTCGCGCCCATTGGCCGGCCATTGCTCAACACCCGTTGCCACGTCCTCGATGAACACTTGTGCGAAGTGCCTCCCGGCTGCGTGGGCGAGCTTTATATTGCCGGTGACGGCCTGGCCCGCGGTTATGCCGGGCAGCCGGGGTTGACCGCCGAGCGTTTCATTGCCGATCCGTTCAGCCGCGACGGCGGGCGTTTGTACCGCACCGGCGATCTGGCGCGTTGGCAGCCCGATGGGCAGTTGTATTACCTCGGCCGCACCGATGACCAGATCAAATTGCGCGGTTATCGCATCGAACTGGGGGAGATTGAGGCCGTGCTGCTCAGCCACCCCGAACTGCTGCAGGCGGTCGTGGCCGTGCAAGGCGAGCATCTGGCCGCCTTCTGGGTCGCCAATCCTGACAATCCACCTGACGCAGCCTCTATCCGCACCTACTTACAGGGACGTTTGCCGGCCTACATGTTGCCGACGCATTTGCAGGCGCTGGAACAACTGCCCCTCAATACCAATGGCAAGGTGGATCGTAAACAGCTGCCGCGCTTGCAGTTGGAAATCTCCAGCGCGGGTGTTGCTCAGCGCGCCCTGACGACCAGCGAGGCGACGCTGGCCGAGGTCTGGGCGGCGGTGCTGAACCTGCAACAGATCCCTGCCGATGGGCACTTCTTCCAATTGGGCGGGCATTCGCTGATGGCGGCCCAGGTGCGTGCGCGCTTGCGTGAACAGGGCTTTGAAGTGCCGTTGCGCTGGCTGTTCGAAACGCCGGTACTGGCGGACCTCGCACAGCGTATCGAGGGCCTTGCGTACCATCTGGATCTGGCTTCGTTGCAGATCCCTCAGGTCGACCGGCAGTTGGACCAACCCTTGTCCTCGGCGCAGCAACGCGTCTGGTTGATGCAGCAGCTGGATCTGGCCGACAGCAGCTTCAACATGAGTAGCAATGTACGTTTGCGCGGACCACTGGACCGCCATGCCCTGGAGCGTTCATTGCACCGGCTGGTAGACCGCCATGCCATCTTGCGTACCACCTATCACCAGCGTAACGGCGAGTTGTACCAGCGGATTCACGGGCAAATGTCGGTGGCGTTGCAAGTGGTCGTGTCGAGCGACGCGCAGTGGCCGGACGATGCCCGCGACATTGCGCTGCGACCGTTCGACCTCGCCAGCGAGGCACCGCTGCGGGCGGTTCTGTACCGCCTCGGCGAACAGGAACATGTGCTGCAACTGGTCATGCACCACATCGCCTCCGATGGCTGGTCCGGCGCCGTGCTGGTGGATGAACTGATCCAGGGCTACGAAGCCTACAGCGCGGGTGTGCTGCCGCCACAGAGTGAACTGGCGATTCAGTACATCGACTATGCCGTATGGCAAGGTTCGGCGCCGGTACAGCTGCGTCAGCGTGAAGGCCTGGACTTCTGGCGGCAGACCCTGGCCGGCATTCCGGCGCAGGTGCCACTGCCGTTCGACTTCCCCCGTCCGGAGCGCGACAGCGGCACCGGGGCGGCCCTGGACTTCCAGTTGTCAGCAGCCACGGTTGGCCGGCTGAAGGCTTTCGCGCAGGACAGCGCAACGTCGCCGTTCATGGTGCTACTGACGTGCTATGCCGCCGTGCTGCAACGCGAAACGCAAGGCCGTGATCTGGTCATCGGCACGGACGTGGCCAACCGCGACCATCCGGCCACTGAATCGCTGATCGGCTTTTTCGTCAATCTGCTGGCCTTGCGTATCCGTCTGCAACCGGAACTGAGTTTCCGTGAGCAAGCGCAGCAGGTCCGGGAGACCTGCCTGCAAGCGTTTGCCTGGCAGGACACGCCGTTCGAGCGTGTCGTCGAATGCCTGGAGCTGCCACGGGTGGCGAATGTCCACCCGCTGTTGCAGACGTTGTTTGTCCTCGACAACACGCCGCGCCAGCAACGCCAACTCGGCAGTTTGCAGGTCGAGCCACTGACGGGCGAGCAGCACCATTCCAAGTTCGACATGGCCCTGTTCGCCAGCGAAGACGACGATGTGTTCAACCTGCGCTGGGTGTACCGCACCAGCCTGTTCCGCCCGGCTACGGTCGAACGCTTGCGTGATGCCTTCGAGTCGCTGCTGGACATGGCCCTCGGCGCACCGGACAACCCAATCGATACCCTGATTCCGACTCCAAAAGGAGCTGCTGCAATGTCCACGGACAATCCGCTGCAACGCAAAATGAGCAAATTGGGCAAGATGCGCCAGAGCGGATCGCCCGTCACCCGCGAGCCCTTTGAAGCCCGACCGTTGCGCGAAGGTTCGAAGTTCCCCCTGTTGATTCAACTGCGTGATCGCGAGCTGGCGCCGGCCATTTGGGCTGAGGCCAACCGTGAGAAGGTCGAAAGCTGGTTGCGCGAGCACGGTGGCATTCTCTTGCGTGGTTTTGATTTGCCGACACCGGCGGATTTCGAAGCCTTTTGCCAGGCGCTGTGTCCGCAGTTGTATGGTCAGTACGGTGATCTGCCGAAGGAAGAGGGCGGCAAGAACATCTACAAGTCCACGCCCTATCCCAAGGATCGGATGATCCTGTTCCACAACGAGAGTGCTCATCAGCATCGCTGGCCGCGGCGCCAATGGTTCTACTGCCAGACGCCCGCCACTTCCGGTGGCGCGACCCCGATCGTCGACAGCCGTCAGGTTTACCGTGAACTGCCAGCCTGGCTGCAAGCGAATCTGCGTCGCAAGCAACTGATGTATGTGCGCAATTTCAGCACCAGCCTGGACGTCAGTTGGCAGCACTTCTTCCAGACCCAGGAGCGCGAGCAAGTCGAGCGGATCTGCCGTGAGAGCAACATCGATTTTGAGTGGCGCGGCGCCAACGATCTGCACACCCGTCAGGTTTGCCCGGCGGTGATCCTGCATCCGCTGACGGGAGAGGAGAGTTTCTTCAACCAGATCCAGCTTTATCACCCGGCCTTCCTCGATGCCGATGTGCGCGAGCAGTTTTTACGCGATGGTGAAACGGCGATGCCGAGGCAAGTGTTCTACGGTGACGGTTCCGAGCTCGAGCCGAGTGCCATCGAGGCCATCAACGCCGCCTACGACCGTTGTGCCGTGCGCTTCGACTGGCAGCAGGGCGATGTGGTCATGCTCGATAACATGCTGGCGGCGCACGCCCGGGATCCGTTCGAAGGCGAGCGCAAAATAGTGGTGGCCATGGGCGAAATCTATGGTCGTGATCAGGTCATGGCTGCGCCGGCGCAGACCGAAGAGACACCCGCAGAGTTGAAACCATGA